The genomic segment ACTATGGAAACCTACTATAGAAGCAGCGAGCAGTATTCCAGCGATCAGGCCAACTCCATTCATCCCAATGAAGTACAGGCCAACTGGGACGCATAGCACAACAGCAAGGAGCGGGATAAACTTCTTCGGCACACCCAATTGAATAGCGATCCAAAGGAGAAAGAGCATCGCAGGGATTACAGTTGCATCGAATACTGACAAGTCAAATTGTAACATTACAGCTTCACCTTGCCTTTCAATTTTACAGTTTTTGTATCTTCAGACCAGTCAACATCCATGCCCATGACGTTTGCAATTTCCCGAACCCAGGCGAAGCCAGTACCCTCGATCAAAACAGAGCTGTTCAAGACGTAGCCGGAGAAAAGGACCATTCTCGACGCTTCACACCAACCCACCGCATCACCCTTGCCGAGAGCATCAGCCAATTTTCGTACTGGAATGTATGCTTTTCCATCTTTCAAGAAACCTGTGATTTCTGTAGGTTTTGCGTCGATTTCAAGCTTCACAACAGTTTGGCTATTCACAGTATTCACAGGTTTGCTCATAGGTGGATTTACAAGCGCCTGAATCTGAGCTTCAACGTCTTTTTTGAATTTGGTGAATAGAGCTGGCTGCTCAACCCACGGTTTAGGGCAGAGCTTCCGCCATCTTGTGCCGTGTGCATTCACTTGCTCAATATCATAGTGTCTTATGTTGCGATCCGTCTTGTACCCAAAAAGGAGCTGCAACAAAGCACCCACTTTAACGGCTGAAGCAACAGTGTCAGGGTGGAAGCTGCCGTCTTTTTCGATACAAAGCTCGATTCCAATTGCATTCAGGTTATACCAGCTATTCCCGGCGTGATAGGCACGTTCCCAAAGGGGAATGATAATCCGAATATCTTTTTGGTAAATGAAGATGTGAGCGCCAGCGTAGCGGTCTGGGATGTTGTCATTCGGGTTTTGATTCCTCAAATTATCGAAATATTGCTGCTCACGCTTCGCAGTAGCTCCAGGATCGGCAGTGTAGTGCCACACCGCCGAAGATTGAGACTTGAGGGCTTGTCCATCCCTAGAAAACTGGTTTACATGGATGAAGTCCTCGACAGCTATTTCTAGCAATTGCTTGTAATACTTGTTGCTCTGGATTTGTGATTTATTCAATAAAATTCACCTCTTACTGGCCCGAAGCCATGATCTCTTGTTTTTCTCCCTCGGTGATATAGCCTTTTGTAACGGCTGTGGTCAGTTCAGCTTCAGTCCACGCGCCGGATTCCCATCTCATCGCGCAATACGAATAAAGTTTGCTCGCCATCTTAATCCCTCCGTTTTATGCCAGCAAGAGTGCATCTAGTGCATCTTGTGTGATTTTTAATTGTTGCTCTAGCTGCGCAATCTTTTCATCTTGCGTTAAAGGCTTATCTACATACTCATAAGAAAACTCTTTTGTTGTCGGATTGAAATATAAAACCGCTTCTTTCCCTGCGATATTGTCCGGGGTGGGTACTGTCGGAACAAGTACGCCGCCTGCATTTTCTGCATCCGCCGCATTGTTTATGCCGATCTCCTCCGGCAAATAATGAATTGTCAATACTTTGGCTTTTCCTCCAACTGGTGACTCATGGCGAATAAAAATCATGCTTAACCCCTCCATTTGATATTGTATAAAACTCTTGTGGTGTAATAACGATGCACAAGCACCTGAGAAACCCCATCCGATGCAATTTGTTCCCCGCTATTGGGCGGAGTATCTGTCCATGTAAAATCAGTAACGCCGGGATATATAACCACCGGGCTGCCGTTATCAGCACTTATATAAATATTGCTATTTGGGAATAGTTGGTGCGTGCCGTACATACGCCCGGATGATCCTCGGTTTTCCAACCCAACCCCATTAACGGTATTGGCATAGGTATCCATTCTCCATCGGTAAAACAAGGAATAATAATTGGCCCCATCCTGCACCAATGCGTTTAGCAAAACAATACCGTCAACCTTCGTGAAGAATAACCCAACGGTCTGATAGGTTGTTGAACATAGCGCCACCCTCACGCCATCCGACAACCTCGCAACAACAATGGACGTTGAAGAATACTGAAATGCCGCCAACCCCAACTCTTCATTAATCGCAAACCATGTGTAACCATAGCCAAGGTTGTAACCAGCATCTGCTGTTGTGGTTGTGGACTCCGTAACAAGGTCGCTCTTTCTGACTTTATAAATCTTCTTTCCTGCCGCATCCATGACATATAAATAGTTTGCTGTTTGCGCTATAGCTGCGCCTGCCGGAAATGCTGCGCTTTGTGCCACAAGGTTCAGCGCCAAATCGTACTTATAAATGGCTACTCCGCTTGAAAGCACATAAATATAGTTTCCGTCAAGCAAGTAGTCTGTAAGTGGGTTAATTGTCTTTGTGATAACGGTTTGATCGTCTAACTTCTGGCGAGTAAATTCGTTGGTATTCGGGCCATGTCCATACATATACCCGTTTTTCAAAAGGATTTTTCCGTTGTAAAAACTCGCACCACCGTATTGTGCAACCTTCTCCAATACCATTACTTTTTTCTTATTCCCGCCCGATCCGATGCCATGCGCTGCCAATAATTGTGCTGTATCCACGATTTCTTTCCTCCCTTCTTAACCGCAATTCAGATAATCACCGTCGGCATCATAGGTAACCGGGTTATTGACTGTAGAAATGACAGTTACCCCATCCAGTTCATACTTTACAACCTGCATGGTTGGGTAATTCCCATTAGCATCTACTGCGCCCGTCAATGTTGTACGAATTGCTAAAGTACCATCAGGCCGCAAATAATCAACCTGCGTAAATTTTCCATTCGCATCCTTGCCGCTGCGTCGTACCAAGTAGTTGGGGCTAACCACGTCAATGTCTCCCAGCTTCATCTGCGAAGCACCGAGGATGTTAATTTTCCCTTTCCCTGCGAGAGTTTTATCTGCCGCCTTTTCAAACCTAACATCAAACCTGTTTGATCCGTTATCGAGAGCTGTGCCTTGCGCCGTCATGCGGATACGGTAGGCGCTTCCTTGATCTACAATTAGACCGCCTTGATCCCCAGTGCCACCAGCCATGCGAGCAATCAAATATCTCACTGCTGCCGATGCGTCTACAATTACATTTCCAGTGAAAGTGTTGTCTTGGTCGAGTGCTGCGGCCTTCTCCAATGTGGTTCTTGGCGCAGTTTTCCAGTCAGCTTTCCCAGTAATGGCTTTAATCATATTAGCGATTCCGCCAAGCAGAGCGGACAACAACCCTGTGTTTGTGGGTGCTATCGTCTGGTCGATGGTGCGGTTTGCAATTTTCGCATCAGACACCGATCCATCTGCAACGCTTGCAGCCTCTCCAGTGATGCTGAAGGCTCCCTTACCCGTAGCGTCCAGGCGCGGGACCTTATTTGCTCCGTTGGCTGCGACTTCAGTCATTGGAACAAAATCAGCGGGGACCTTTCCGCCGATGCTGGCTGCATCGCCCGTGATGCTAAAGGCTCCTTTGCCCGCAGCGTCTAGGCGCGGGACCTTATTTGCTCCGTTGGCTGCGACTTCAGTCTTGTCGAGCTTTGTATCATTCAGAAACTTGTCATTGTTTATGAGGTCTTGATAGGGACCGTTCCACAGCTCAGGAGTTGCATCATCGCCCTGTACAATGCCGCGAACACGATCTTTAAACTGAGACTGTCCGATAAGATCAGCCAAATTGTTCACCACCTTGAATAGCTTTTAAAT from the Brevibacillus brevis genome contains:
- a CDS encoding XkdX family protein, with the protein product MASKLYSYCAMRWESGAWTEAELTTAVTKGYITEGEKQEIMASGQ
- a CDS encoding N-acetylmuramoyl-L-alanine amidase; translation: MNKSQIQSNKYYKQLLEIAVEDFIHVNQFSRDGQALKSQSSAVWHYTADPGATAKREQQYFDNLRNQNPNDNIPDRYAGAHIFIYQKDIRIIIPLWERAYHAGNSWYNLNAIGIELCIEKDGSFHPDTVASAVKVGALLQLLFGYKTDRNIRHYDIEQVNAHGTRWRKLCPKPWVEQPALFTKFKKDVEAQIQALVNPPMSKPVNTVNSQTVVKLEIDAKPTEITGFLKDGKAYIPVRKLADALGKGDAVGWCEASRMVLFSGYVLNSSVLIEGTGFAWVREIANVMGMDVDWSEDTKTVKLKGKVKL